CATACATGCTGGTAAGAATTGCaattttacaaaaggaaaagttacCAAAGAAcgctttccattttaaaactcCAATTCTTAAATTCTAGGCAGTTCAAAGTGGTATCAAACTCTATTCCACATCTTGgaaatacatacaaatattttgatggtactaaaaaaaaaaatcataatgcCTTATAAGCATCGTGCATATATGCAAGTGCGTGAACATCTTCACTATCCTTTAGTTACCCCTTTTTACCCACATCTCCTGTTGAAGACAGACAGCATTAATATGCCCAAATGCTCTGCTCTCTATTGTTGTACTTTTCAATGTCAAGACAATCTATAAATCCAACCTGATGAGACATAAACACTGCTGTGAGGGTTATCAGTGGCAACAAATCCATATTCCAGTAGCAGTCGCTGATTATCATGGGGCCCATAACAGATAAATacttcttcatattttttgcaCTGTGAATTTGTCCAAATTTCATAGCTTCTTGTCTGCTCATTAAATGCAGCCTTTACCTttgagaagttaaaaataaaaggttttacTCTTGACAGGAAGACCaactaaaaaaaagaatcagatcCTCAATATTAAAACCCATGAGTATTGAACATTCCTCTAACACTGGTACAAAACAGATAGGGTTACAGATGCCTGAAAAGGCAACCCATTTGGACAATTCCACACCAGGATTAGTCTATAAATACTAGTATAAAGAAGAACAAACATCAAAACCTTAGTCCACAGGATGTGCCGCCCACTGCGCAGACGTATTACAGAGGCCCcaattttacaaataaagatGGCTTCAGGCGGAGTTGGCTACTTCTATGCTGTCCCAGCTCTATGTTGGCACATAGTCCCTGATATAAGGTAGAACTGCTTTATACACTTTCCTAAGGCTGCCCAGAAGCTTCAGCCAGAGGTGAAGTAATACAGGGACCATGTAACTTGAGATTTGTCTCAGGAGCTGAGCCTTTtgagagagcagagcagggttATATTTACAAGCGGCTCTTCCCAATAGCTACCCCAGACACCAATCTCGCCCAGCCTTTGTGGGCTCTCCTTGTACTTTTGCTTTGCTACATAAACTGAAACATTCAAATCGTCTTTATTCAGCTGCCTTGGGGTGAATAACAAGCTCCAGGGTATATACAAACCATGGGTGCTCAGCCTGTGCGTGACCTCGGTGGACAATTTCCCCCCATGAGAACTCTCACAGACTTCCAAACACTCCTAATCCATCACATAAATGCATACTGTATTGAGATATTGCATTCACAAATAAAGAACTTAAATGATCTCTTTTTAGTTTCTTACCTGTACATTTGGTCTGTGGTTTAGCAAATCTAAATATGGTGCCAATGCATAAACATCTGGctcaagagaaaaacattccCTCTGTGAATGTTTCATGTATATTGTCCTGGTATTAACAGTGCACCAAGCCCACTCTAGAGCACTGTAGTTAAAAATAGTCCCTGTGTTCTCAGCAAACAAAGgctgcagggaagagaaaaaagctttgGAAGACATGTACAACTCATGGACCATCGTTCTCTGCTCCTGAGCCTTCTTTCTTAATGGTTCAGGAAGAAGGCTCACTACATCGTGCTCCAAAGAAACAGGACAAGTGTACGTATTGGGTAAAACATCAAGATACGGCTTCCACAGAGACTTCTCACCAGCATGCTTCTCTGCTATTAAAAACGTGCACAGTGCTATCAAAGGAGATACGGGAGGCTTCCAtctatcagaaaataaaataaaaatacaacatagCAGATACACAGAGATGAGATAGGAAATGGAtgcagcagtattttatttctcttctagttcttttaaatgttataaatagcttctattttaaacttctttGTAGTTCATTTCCAAGTCCTTTTGATGATTTCAAAGGAGCTATAAAAGCTGGTTTGTAGTATCAATTTCAAGTTCACCTCTTggattgtttttatttggggTGGAGGGGGTTTAAGATACATAATAAGTACTCAATGTCCAGCATAGGCCtttgttctgaattttctaAGGTCATGTGACTGCTTTGCAACCCCACTTTATCCTCTTCCTATTGAAGCATATTCACGGATTCCCCAGAAACCATTCGTAACTGGCATGTAGGTCCAAGCTGGCTCTAGAGACAGATCAGGTTCAAGCCTGTACTATCCCTCCAACTCTGCCTAGTTAAAAGGGGATGCTCTGTGTCCAAACCTTACTTATCTAAGCATTCCACACACATGAAAATCCACAAGAAATACTCATACAAGTTAGCATATGCAGTGTAAAGTCCTACCACCACTTAAGATGATTAATCGAGTAATGAGCAACCCACAGTAAAGGCCAGCTTGCCCATAAAGTCTCACTTTTCACTTACTTCATAATGTATTTTCCCAAGCAGCTACTAAGGACAGTGCCCGTGGTGAGTAAGCATTTCTCAGGCAATGAAATAATCAGATCCCCTGCCTttgagggagggggggaaaaaaaaaaaaaaaaaaatcacacacaaagAATAGTAAAGGTCAAGTGTAAATGACTCATCTACTATGTGACTTCTGAACAGAGACACATTCCCCAGAGAACACTAATGTGAGGAAGCAAACAGATGTGATGTAAAATTGATGGAAACTGGCATGGTTTTAAGAGAGTCACAGTCCTGGGAAGGAGGATAATTGCAGTCAGAGGAACTGTCACCTACAGAAAGTTAGCTGTTCACAGAAAGTCTGGTGTCTGGCTACTCACTTTCTTTGCACTGAGATATATTTTAGATTAGATCTCACAAATACCTTAAGTTCTATCAACATAGTAGTATGGGGTAGGCATATTTTAGGTCATGTCTATCCTGACTTTGTCTGCCAAGCTGCTGTGCGTGTAAATTAACTTTCATGAGCCATAtgtaaggagaagaaataaCTCAAGTCATTAGTCTCCCATTCCTCTCCTAAGTTTCCCTATCCTACTCAAGCCCAGTTGAGTCTAGCTCTCATTTCATTCACTGCAGACTCTCAGTGCTGTGGATAACCTGAGCCTCTGGCTTCAACTGCTGGCTCTAACCCTGAGCCAGCATAAGAATATACACTGTTGTCCACACATGACTCCTCCACTGCATCTCATTCCTACTCTTGCTATACTCTCTATTTTGCAACAGGCTCTGGGTCTGATTCCCCATTATTTGATATTGtgttgggtctggctgagatggagttaattctccccacagcagccctcatggtgctgtgctgtgtattggtagctagtgaattgttgataacacaccagtgttttggctactactgagcagtgccagcacacatcaaggctgtctttccaacatttctttttccccagcagcaggctggaggggagcaagatcttgggaggggacacagctaggacagctgaccccaactgaccaaagggatattccataccatatgacgtctgctcagcaataagaaactgagaatagggggaggagcagggtgggggcattcgttgtttttgtttgtttgtttgttttttacaatgtttgtcttccagagtaaggggcacgcatactgaagccctacttcccaggaagtggccggacatcgcctgctgatgggaagtagagaataatctttgctttttgctttgcttccgcggacggctttttgctttagctacattaaactgcctttatctcgacccatgagttt
This sequence is a window from Balearica regulorum gibbericeps isolate bBalReg1 chromosome 1, bBalReg1.pri, whole genome shotgun sequence. Protein-coding genes within it:
- the SETD4 gene encoding SET domain-containing protein 4 isoform X2; the protein is MKKNRGRTGRRRRRKHLQSFMDGDTGRGLMATKALQAGDLIISLPEKCLLTTGTVLSSCLGKYIMKWKPPVSPLIALCTFLIAEKHAGEKSLWKPYLDVLPNTYTCPVSLEHDVVSLLPEPLRKKAQEQRTMVHELYMSSKAFFSSLQPLFAENTGTIFNYSALEWAWCTVNTRTIYMKHSQRECFSLEPDVYALAPYLDLLNHRPNVQVKAAFNEQTRSYEIWTNSQCKKYEEVFICYGPHDNQRLLLEYGFVATDNPHSSVYVSSDTLLRYFPPLDKQRNAKLSILKDHDFLENLTFGWDGPSWRLLTALKLLCLEADEFTCWRRTLLGDLISARNEQQTLNITAKICHFLIEETQHVLLQISQLKRNKENLKKHLALVEALRLEDLKILQKSAEILCNLNMATT
- the SETD4 gene encoding SET domain-containing protein 4 isoform X1 produces the protein MKKNRGRTGRRRRRKHLQSFMDGVNCSHKLEYIKLKKWLKERGFEDKNLRPAQFWDTGRGLMATKALQAGDLIISLPEKCLLTTGTVLSSCLGKYIMKWKPPVSPLIALCTFLIAEKHAGEKSLWKPYLDVLPNTYTCPVSLEHDVVSLLPEPLRKKAQEQRTMVHELYMSSKAFFSSLQPLFAENTGTIFNYSALEWAWCTVNTRTIYMKHSQRECFSLEPDVYALAPYLDLLNHRPNVQVKAAFNEQTRSYEIWTNSQCKKYEEVFICYGPHDNQRLLLEYGFVATDNPHSSVYVSSDTLLRYFPPLDKQRNAKLSILKDHDFLENLTFGWDGPSWRLLTALKLLCLEADEFTCWRRTLLGDLISARNEQQTLNITAKICHFLIEETQHVLLQISQLKRNKENLKKHLALVEALRLEDLKILQKSAEILCNLNMATT